The sequence TTTAGGCCAAATGCCGATAATACGGCATTTCCGGACTGCATAAAGAAAATGAAATATTTAAAAAATCCCAAAACCCCTAGATTCAAAACCAAAGATACAGAAAGTAGAATTGCCCGAGCCCTTCCTTCACTTTTATCCATTGTTCTTCCGATCCAATAATCCAAGATCGTAGTCCCGAAAAGAAGAAGTCCAAACTTGGGATTCCAGGACATATAGAAGAAATAGCTAGCAGCCAATAAAAAAGGTTTTGGTATCCATTCGGGAAGAAACTTAAACTTAGGAAGGACCCATCTTAGCCCAAATATAAGCAAGAAAAAGATTAAGAATAGAGGAGTAGCGAAATTCATTAACCTAATTTTAAGCAATATCCTAAATAGAACAAATTCGCATGATACTGGGCATAAAATAGATTGTTTTTAATCATATACTAGCCCGATATAAATCCATTTTAAATAGTCCACTTACACCGTACTCCACAATTGGGACAGTCTGCCGTGATTTCTGCCTTAACACGGCGGCCTTTAGGAGTTTCCACCTTCCCGATGGCCACAAATTCAAAGTTTACGCCCTCTGGGACATAGTGTCCGCCACCATACTTAGCGGAACCTTCGATTAAATTTGAGCAGGCATGGCATTTTACCCTCAATTTGATTACTTCGGCCATTGGAAGAGGATCTACCAAACGCCTTCCTTTCGCAAGAAGAAAGCTATATTAGGCCTGCCAAAACCTCATGGGGGTGTTAATTTGATACACATGACCTTATGGCAGGAATACACCCGCTACTACGACTTTAGTGAAGGCAAAAAGAGGCCGGTTTTGAGCCATCCCTTCCGGCATTCCTCGCTAGGCTGAAGGTGGCAGGAGCTCCTTGAATGCCCGCCCGGAAGAGGGCAGTTTTGGGTAGAATAGGCAGTAACGGTGTCCCGCAAAGAAGAAGATCCCTTGCAGAAGGAGCGCTGAGGCGCTATATTTGAACTCCAATCTACAGAAAAGCCTATTCGCAAAGCCCTCTAAAAGCCTCCCCAAGAACAATCCTTTTCGATCCAGAGCCTATTTTTCAAACGGAACAGCACCCCCTTCGGCCCTTATAAATGCTCGTTTTTGGGCAATGCCAAGCCGTTGCTGGATATCCGAACCGGCGTCAATGCACCGACTTTTTGAGTATACCTATCGACACAGGATTCTGGAATGCAAAATGGGACCGGTCCCCTTCTCTCTTCTGAAAACCTTCTTTTTTCGTCATTTTGCCCATGCGGGCCGCCCTAAATTCCGCCCTATTCAGCCTTGGCGGATACCCTGTTTTTTTGCCTATGATTAGGCACTTATGTATGCGCCGCGGATCAGGCGTCAAGAGTCGGATTTTGAGCAGAAACTGCCCTTTTATGCAAACATCCGCCCATATGCGGGCGCTTAATAGCAATTACTGCCGTTCTATGGAAATTGGATTTTGCCCCTGTGCGCGGCACAGGGAAGTTTTTGAGATTTACGCTCTTTTGCGAGCGGGGGTTTGTTTTTTGGCTGGGACGGATTTTTTAGGAGCAGTTAACTTCTTTTTATCCTTTTTTGAATCGATCGCGCTTGAGTCGAAGTTCACATCCAATCCCATTTTCTTATTTCGTTTCACCATATATACGAAATGTCTAACGTACTGAGCGTAGGGCTCAGGCACAGATTTAGGATCGAAGTCCAAAGGATTTTCTAAAAGAGACCGAACCACTGCTTGGTTCAAATCTTCTTTGCTGGTGACCATGAGCGTTTCTAGTCTGCGAAGAATTTCGTGATCGTTCACCTCGCTAGTGACTTTCTTCATCGCATTCAGAAGCCTCTGAAAAGAGGTTCGTTTGATCTTCACGGCCATATTTGTTAAGTTAGAATTTCTGGGGTCGGACGACCAGAAGAAAATTTGTGTGAGTCTTGTCCGACCTTAGAGGGTACCTTTTTGAGTGATGATTGCAGTTCTTGGCCTGGGATCAGGGCAGCAACTTTCTCTGCAGAGAATTCTGTAACTACCGTTTTGTGTCTGGAGCGAGCCAACCCTGGCTTTTCGCTGGCACCGGAGAAGGTCCAGTATTTGTAGGATTTCTCAGAAGCCCTGGCAATGCCCCGTATTTGGTGAACTTCCGGACCGAATCCAGATCCCAATGCTTTCTCCCCAGTTTTCCCGAAATAGCGACCTTCGGTGGTAGGAACTCCAGACCATAAGTGCAGATTTCCTTGATTTTCCATGAAACATGCCGACTCAGTAGCAGGACCTTTCCCACTTAAATATAGAGAGAATACTCGAGGACATCCAGACAGAAAATTGGTATAAGAATCTCCTTCGACTGAAGTTGTCTCATCCCCGCCGGTTCTACCTTGGGCTTGGGACCTTGGTAGGAACTCCAGACCAACCTGCCCCGGTTTCAAATCAGGTAATAAAACATTTAGACCAAGCACACAATTTTGAGAAAGGATCAAAGACTCCGAAAGAATTTCGGAAGCCATATTTCGATTCTGAATTCCAAGTTTGGAGTTAGAAGATTTCCACTTCTCCACTTTTTGGTCTTTCGAAATTTTTTCGACTCTGGTAGGAACTACTTCATCCGCAAGAAGAGAATCTAGATCAGGAAAGTCGGACAATCTTTCTTCTTCAGAATAAGAAATTCCTTCGGCGAGCACTTGAGCCACTTCTTCTTGGTAGATGGATTTTAGTTCTTCCGAAATCGATTCTTCCGATTCGACAATCATTTGAGAAGAAAATTCTGAACTAGAACTCTCTTTTGCAAAGGCAGAACTCGAGCCCAAAGCCAAGGAGGCAATAAGCAAGAACTGTGCCAAAAAATTATGTCTCATTCGAAAAAACATGACAGTATAGCCCATTTTTAACCATTTTTGAGGGAAATGGAAGCTTTTTTTACAGTATTTCTAGGATTTTAGGCGGTCTTTCGGAATAGTCTCTTGGCCCGGAGCTTCCATTCCCAGAGCACAATTTCCTGCTCTTTGTTCTCTGCTCTGTCCTGTTCTTTTTCCAAAAGTGCGTAGACCATACTCGCGATATCTTTAGAGAAACCTTTGTCTAGTTCCGCTTCGAATTCTTTTTCCTTGGTCTCCAAAATTAAGCCGGCGAGCCGGAATCCTTCGTCCAAATTTTTTAATTTTGGCGCCCAGCCTTTCAGCTCTTCCTTATTGTCATCGTTTCTGATCATCACATCCAAGAAGGTGCGGATGAATGCGACTTCTTCCGACTTCAATGTGAATTCCAAAAGTAACTGTTTTACTTTTTCCAGCTCCATTTTTCGGAGATGGATCCTAGCGAGGAAGACCGGATTTTTGGAGTGCATGTTCAGGTTTCCCTTCTCCAATAAATCCGTAGCTCGTACCTTATTGAAATCTACAATGCTGGACTCTTCTCTTAAACTTTTCTCCAGCTCCTCTTTTCCAGGCGACGGCTTTTCCCCCACTGCCCCGATTTTTTGGGCCACCTTTCTTTTGATGATGAGCATATTCAAGGAAGGAAACCTGATTTTCAGGGCTACCAATTCCTGGCGTGGGAACTCCTCGTCCAAAACTAGGTGGTGCATTTCCACACCTTCTTCTCTAGCTTTGGTTAGGCTGTCCACCCGCTCGTAGTGGTAGATAATTACGGGTAAAATATCGCATTCACTACCGCTATTTAGGAAGATGGTCCGAACCTCGTTTCCGGAACTAGAATGTTGGTACGGGATAACAAGTTTTCCCTGTTTTACGTTAACAAAACTCAGCTCCCCTAACCTAAAATGGGAGAGGTCAAAATCCTCCCCTAAAAATGCGATTCTAGGAACCGGAACTACGATGGACTGATTTCTGGCCCCTTTCGGAACCTCCGGTCCCTTGGAGGTAAAAACTACGTACGTCATTTTTCCTAGGCGGACTTTTACCAAAAATCCGGCCGGAGTTTTTCTTTCTTCGTATAAGGAATCTAATTCCAAAATTTTAGCCCAAACCTAGGTTTTTTAATTTGTATTGCAGAGATCCTCGGGAAATTCCAAGGGCCTTTGCCATTCGTATTTGGTTGCCGCCGAACAATTTATCCGCCAAAAGAATTTTTTGACGCTCCACGGCTTCCACAGCTTTTCGCAAATCCAGGTCTTCCGGATCTGGAAGCGAAATCCCTTTTGAACCTTCTTTTTTAAGATCGGAATTTCGGATCTCTCCAGAACCGGAATTTAAAACTGCCTCTTCGATCGCGTTCCGGAGATCCTCTAAATTTTGGCAGGAAGCATTCTCAACCAAAGACTCGATCGCGTCCCCGGAAAGCGCCAAATCAGGACGGCCATGCAATTCACAGACCTCTTGAAAAATCGGCTGAACCGCCGCTATTTTATCCGATTTTGCCCAGTCTTTCCAGGCCGGTAATTCTAACCTATTTTCGGCCAAAAGAGAACGAAAATATAAAAACTCTTCCGCGGGTTTTTTGCCCGAGTTCTCTAAGAAAATGAGACGGGATTTTCCGGACTTTCTCTGAGAATATTCGAATAAGATTCTTTGTTGGGCCAAAGAATAGTTTTCAGAATTTTCTAAAATTAATGTTCCGGACTCGGCCATTTTTTCCCAATCGATCAGCGCCTTTTCTAACTTAGACGCCTGCTCTGGGAGAATCGAAACCGTCAAAATCGGCCTGCCGGGGAACTCCCTTTTTTGGATCCATTTTGCTAAGGTTTTTTTTCCGGAAGAAGCCGGACCGGAAATGCAGATACTTCTGGATTCTTTGAATTTTTCGAGTTGGGAATTTTTTCCATTCCCCAATCTGAAAACCAACTCCCCCAAAGGATCCGGCCCTATATCCTCGAAAGTTCTATATACGGCAGAAGGTTCCGATCCTTTTTTTAAAAGTCCCGCCACCTTTTGGCAGAGTAAATGTAAGAGCAAAATTTGACTTTCTTCCGCTTCGTTCGGAAGTTCTATCAGGAAGAATCCGAACATTTTGCCATCTAGCAAAACCGGGGACAATAAACATCCCAGGGAATCTTCTCGAAACAGTTCCACTTCTCCTGATCTGGGTAAGAAGAATGGGGATTTGCTTCCTTCCAAACGGCTCCGGATCTGGGAGCCCTTGGTCAGAAAAGGATAGAAGAATCCATCTTCTCCATACCCCCAGGAACCCGCCTCCTCCAAGGAAGAAGGATCCGATTCCGAGACCAGAGCGGCTAGTCCGGCCAGGCCTTCGATTAATCTTAAACATTCCGGAAATGCAAGAGGTAGCAATATCCTAAGTTCTTTAGGATTTGGATTCCCCCATATAAATTCTTCCGGAGCGGATAGCATAGAAGGGAAAATGTTTAAAATTAAGCATGGTGTCAACCATGTACCTGGACTTTCTTTGGAATGTCGGACGTCCGACATTTGGATCTGATTTTTCTGCAAATTTTTGAAAATTTAAGAATTAGTTTGAATGCTCTCCCCCTTCTTCTTATATGGAAATATAGTGTTGGCTTCGGTCCCGAAGTTGACTTTTTAATTTTTATTTTTGATTAAATTCCTCTCTTTATTCTTTCGATTTCGGACGGGAGAAGTAAGGACGGGGTGTCGGACATCCGACAATTGAGATACAAGGGAACAGAATGATTGTAGTATCCATCGCAAACCAAAAGGGAGGAGAAGGTAAAACCACTACCTCCCTGAATTTAGCCTGGGGTCTCGCCAGAAGAGGTAAAAAAACTCTGCTGATCGATATCGATCCTCAGGCAAATTCCACAGGGATTTTCCTGAATCCGGAAGGGCTAGAAAAATCCATGCATAATATTTTCCAATCCAAGGCGAAGATTAGAGAAGTCATGGTCAAGACCGAGGTTGAGAATTTAAACATTGCTCCTTCTCGGCTGACCCTTGCAGAAGCGGAGACAATCGCAGCAATCGTAGACGCACCCTATATTTTGAGAGACGCTCTTGCGGACCTGGAAAAAGAAATGGATTTTTGTGTGATCGATTGCCCACCTAGCCTTTCTATTTTTACCATCAATGCTCTTGTTGCTTCCAACTATGTGATTATCCCTCTCCAGGCGGAAAAGTTTTCCGTGGATGGAATTTTGGGACTACAACAAACGATCACTAGTATTAAAAAAAGGATCAATCCGAGTTTGGAAATTATGGGAGCCCTGGTCACCCAACTCAAACCTCAGACGCTTCTTACCAAAACGATTATTCCTGTTCTTACCAAATATTTCAGGATTTTTGATAATAGTATTTCAGACGGGGTGGCAGTGGGAGAATCTCACCTGGCAAGAAAATCCGTTTATGAATATAATAAGTCCAGCCGTCAGGCCCAGGAATATGAAGGCTTCATTGAGGAATTTTTGAATGAGCTCCAAAAGTAAAAGATTAGGCTCTCTTGCGGATGTATTCCAGGCCGAAAAATTAGAAGGCACCATCCGAAAGATCCGTCTGGATAAGATCCGTCCTTCTGAAAGTCAGCCCAGACAAGAGAGAAAAAAAGGCGTAGAAGAACTTGCCCAGAGCTTGGATAAGGACGGGCTTCTTCAACCTATCCTAGTCACCAAGCAAGCGGACGATGAATTTTACACGATCATCGCCGGGGAGAGAAGATACCATGCGGCTAGCCTTCTCAAATGGCCGGAAGTAGAATGTAAAATTTTAGACAAAGACACAAAGGAAACTTTCCGACTCGCAATCATAGAAAACCTACAAAGAGAAAATTTATCTCCTTATGAAGAGATAGAAGCGATGACCCATCTCAAAACTTCTTTTTCTTATACCGACCTGGAACTAGGAAACATGTTCGGGAAAAGTAGAAGTTATATGACCGAGCTTTTGGGAATTTCTTCTCTTTCCAAAGAAGATCTAAAGGTTTGTAAAGAAGCAGGAATAGAATCTAAAAACCTTTTAGTGCAAGCTGCTTCCGCAGCTAAAAAAGGTACTTTGAAAGATTTCCTAGAAAAATTCAATTCCGGAGAATTGAAAACCGTAAAAGACGCAAAAACTTTTAACAGAGCGGAAGAAGGCGGATTATTCTCCCCCGCACAGATCAGAACCAGTACCGGATCCGAAAACTCGGCGGTCTCTCCCTACCCTTATAAGATCGTAAAAAAAGGCGGAAGCGTAATCATCTCCACCGAAGACGAAGATTTTCTTTCCGAACTTCATAAATTCGTTAAGAAAGAAATTTCCAAAAAATTCGGAAAATAAATCCTAAACTCAAATCCAATATCGAATAACATCTATTGTTAAACGAATTATAACAGTACAAACATGTACTTAGCAAAAGATTTTATTAGGCTTGGGCTGAAAAAATCGGGAATGAGTTGACGGAGCGGAAAAAAACCCCAATATGTGACATAATATTCTAAACGGAAATGTAGTACTTTCTCCCATCCTGGAAGAGAGAAGGAAGAAACATTGCCGTTGGGTCTGATACAAAAAAACTCCCCTGGTTTGCCCAGGGGCCGGACCTTCCCGAAGGAATGTTGTTGGATGAGACATAAGTAACCTTATGTCGGATAAATGTCAACTACCTTCGGATTTTTTGCTTAAAATTAATTTTTTTGCCTCCAGGGCAAAAGAGGATCCAAGGTATGGGCGAGCATTTTCCATATATAAAATTCCTCTCGGACATCATAGATTCCGGGGTTTGGGCCACTTTGTCCCCAGCGGCAAAGACTCTTTATCTCGTCCTGCTTAAATTTAGTGACCAGACCTTTAAGCCAGTCTGGCCTAGCAACGAAAGCCTGATCCGGCTCACTGGATTAAAGACTAAAAAATCTATCAATGAAGGAAAGAAAGACCTAGTAAGAGCA comes from Leptospira johnsonii and encodes:
- a CDS encoding phosphatidylinositol phospholipase, with protein sequence MAVKIKRTSFQRLLNAMKKVTSEVNDHEILRRLETLMVTSKEDLNQAVVRSLLENPLDFDPKSVPEPYAQYVRHFVYMVKRNKKMGLDVNFDSSAIDSKKDKKKLTAPKKSVPAKKQTPARKRA
- a CDS encoding helix-turn-helix domain-containing protein, which produces MSDVRHSKESPGTWLTPCLILNIFPSMLSAPEEFIWGNPNPKELRILLPLAFPECLRLIEGLAGLAALVSESDPSSLEEAGSWGYGEDGFFYPFLTKGSQIRSRLEGSKSPFFLPRSGEVELFREDSLGCLLSPVLLDGKMFGFFLIELPNEAEESQILLLHLLCQKVAGLLKKGSEPSAVYRTFEDIGPDPLGELVFRLGNGKNSQLEKFKESRSICISGPASSGKKTLAKWIQKREFPGRPILTVSILPEQASKLEKALIDWEKMAESGTLILENSENYSLAQQRILFEYSQRKSGKSRLIFLENSGKKPAEEFLYFRSLLAENRLELPAWKDWAKSDKIAAVQPIFQEVCELHGRPDLALSGDAIESLVENASCQNLEDLRNAIEEAVLNSGSGEIRNSDLKKEGSKGISLPDPEDLDLRKAVEAVERQKILLADKLFGGNQIRMAKALGISRGSLQYKLKNLGLG
- a CDS encoding ParA family protein, whose protein sequence is MIVVSIANQKGGEGKTTTSLNLAWGLARRGKKTLLIDIDPQANSTGIFLNPEGLEKSMHNIFQSKAKIREVMVKTEVENLNIAPSRLTLAEAETIAAIVDAPYILRDALADLEKEMDFCVIDCPPSLSIFTINALVASNYVIIPLQAEKFSVDGILGLQQTITSIKKRINPSLEIMGALVTQLKPQTLLTKTIIPVLTKYFRIFDNSISDGVAVGESHLARKSVYEYNKSSRQAQEYEGFIEEFLNELQK
- a CDS encoding ParB/RepB/Spo0J family partition protein, which translates into the protein MSSKSKRLGSLADVFQAEKLEGTIRKIRLDKIRPSESQPRQERKKGVEELAQSLDKDGLLQPILVTKQADDEFYTIIAGERRYHAASLLKWPEVECKILDKDTKETFRLAIIENLQRENLSPYEEIEAMTHLKTSFSYTDLELGNMFGKSRSYMTELLGISSLSKEDLKVCKEAGIESKNLLVQAASAAKKGTLKDFLEKFNSGELKTVKDAKTFNRAEEGGLFSPAQIRTSTGSENSAVSPYPYKIVKKGGSVIISTEDEDFLSELHKFVKKEISKKFGK